One Helianthus annuus cultivar XRQ/B chromosome 12, HanXRQr2.0-SUNRISE, whole genome shotgun sequence genomic region harbors:
- the LOC110895290 gene encoding beta-galactosidase isoform X1 → MSLTFSQSVKLRAGVNKISMLSISVGLANVGMHFETYNVGILGPITLKGLNEGTRDLTKQQWSYKQVGLKGETLSLDTLDGSSSVEWLQGSLVAQKQPLTWYKTTFNAPEGNDPLDLDMNGMGKGQIWINREGLGRYWPANIAHGNENKCNRYCGDPSQRWYYLMYGHLENLDEEIKRRSCDFHLLKELKRNYAGF, encoded by the exons ATGTCGTTAACATTTAGTCAAAGTGTAAAGTTGAGAGCAGGTGTTAACAAGATCTCTATGCTAAGCATTTCTGTGGGCCTTGCg AATGTGGGCATGCATTTTGAGACCTATAATGTGGGAATTCTAGGACCAATAACCTTGAAGGGGTTAAATGAGGGTACAAGAGACTTGACAAAGCAACAATGGTCTTACAAG CAGGTTGGTTTAAAAGGTGAAACGTTGAGTCTCGATACACTTGATGGGAGTTCGTCTGTTGAGTGGCTACAAGGATCCCTTGTGGCTCAAAAGCAACCTCTTACTTGGTACAag ACTACTTTTAACGCTCCAGAAGGAAACGATCCACTAGATTTAGATATGAATGGCATGGGAAAAGGTCAAATATGGATCAATCGTGAGGGCCTCGGGAGATACTGGCCCGCAAACATAGCTCATGGTAATGAAAACAAATGCAATCGCTATTGTGGAGACCCGTCTCAAAGATG GTACTACTTAATGTATGGACACTTAGAGAACTTAGATGAAGAAATAAAAAGAAGGAGTTGCGACTTTCATCTGTTGAAGGAGTTGAAGCGAAATTATGCGGG GTTCTAG
- the LOC110895290 gene encoding beta-galactosidase isoform X2, giving the protein MSLTFSQSVKLRAGVNKISMLSISVGLANVGMHFETYNVGILGPITLKGLNEGTRDLTKQQWSYKVGLKGETLSLDTLDGSSSVEWLQGSLVAQKQPLTWYKTTFNAPEGNDPLDLDMNGMGKGQIWINREGLGRYWPANIAHGNENKCNRYCGDPSQRWYYLMYGHLENLDEEIKRRSCDFHLLKELKRNYAGF; this is encoded by the exons ATGTCGTTAACATTTAGTCAAAGTGTAAAGTTGAGAGCAGGTGTTAACAAGATCTCTATGCTAAGCATTTCTGTGGGCCTTGCg AATGTGGGCATGCATTTTGAGACCTATAATGTGGGAATTCTAGGACCAATAACCTTGAAGGGGTTAAATGAGGGTACAAGAGACTTGACAAAGCAACAATGGTCTTACAAG GTTGGTTTAAAAGGTGAAACGTTGAGTCTCGATACACTTGATGGGAGTTCGTCTGTTGAGTGGCTACAAGGATCCCTTGTGGCTCAAAAGCAACCTCTTACTTGGTACAag ACTACTTTTAACGCTCCAGAAGGAAACGATCCACTAGATTTAGATATGAATGGCATGGGAAAAGGTCAAATATGGATCAATCGTGAGGGCCTCGGGAGATACTGGCCCGCAAACATAGCTCATGGTAATGAAAACAAATGCAATCGCTATTGTGGAGACCCGTCTCAAAGATG GTACTACTTAATGTATGGACACTTAGAGAACTTAGATGAAGAAATAAAAAGAAGGAGTTGCGACTTTCATCTGTTGAAGGAGTTGAAGCGAAATTATGCGGG GTTCTAG
- the LOC110895290 gene encoding beta-galactosidase isoform X4 gives MSLTFSQSVKLRAGVNKISMLSISVGLANVGMHFETYNVGILGPITLKGLNEGTRDLTKQQWSYKVGLKGETLSLDTLDGSSSVEWLQGSLVAQKQPLTWYKTTFNAPEGNDPLDLDMNGMGKGQIWINREGLGRYWPANIAHGTT, from the exons ATGTCGTTAACATTTAGTCAAAGTGTAAAGTTGAGAGCAGGTGTTAACAAGATCTCTATGCTAAGCATTTCTGTGGGCCTTGCg AATGTGGGCATGCATTTTGAGACCTATAATGTGGGAATTCTAGGACCAATAACCTTGAAGGGGTTAAATGAGGGTACAAGAGACTTGACAAAGCAACAATGGTCTTACAAG GTTGGTTTAAAAGGTGAAACGTTGAGTCTCGATACACTTGATGGGAGTTCGTCTGTTGAGTGGCTACAAGGATCCCTTGTGGCTCAAAAGCAACCTCTTACTTGGTACAag ACTACTTTTAACGCTCCAGAAGGAAACGATCCACTAGATTTAGATATGAATGGCATGGGAAAAGGTCAAATATGGATCAATCGTGAGGGCCTCGGGAGATACTGGCCCGCAAACATAGCTCATG GTACTACTTAA
- the LOC110895290 gene encoding beta-galactosidase isoform X3, whose protein sequence is MSLTFSQSVKLRAGVNKISMLSISVGLANVGMHFETYNVGILGPITLKGLNEGTRDLTKQQWSYKQVGLKGETLSLDTLDGSSSVEWLQGSLVAQKQPLTWYKTTFNAPEGNDPLDLDMNGMGKGQIWINREGLGRYWPANIAHGTT, encoded by the exons ATGTCGTTAACATTTAGTCAAAGTGTAAAGTTGAGAGCAGGTGTTAACAAGATCTCTATGCTAAGCATTTCTGTGGGCCTTGCg AATGTGGGCATGCATTTTGAGACCTATAATGTGGGAATTCTAGGACCAATAACCTTGAAGGGGTTAAATGAGGGTACAAGAGACTTGACAAAGCAACAATGGTCTTACAAG CAGGTTGGTTTAAAAGGTGAAACGTTGAGTCTCGATACACTTGATGGGAGTTCGTCTGTTGAGTGGCTACAAGGATCCCTTGTGGCTCAAAAGCAACCTCTTACTTGGTACAag ACTACTTTTAACGCTCCAGAAGGAAACGATCCACTAGATTTAGATATGAATGGCATGGGAAAAGGTCAAATATGGATCAATCGTGAGGGCCTCGGGAGATACTGGCCCGCAAACATAGCTCATG GTACTACTTAA